In a single window of the Mus musculus strain WSB/EiJ chromosome 11 genomic patch of type NOVEL, GRCm38.p6 PATCHES WSB/EIJ_MMCHR11_CTG1 genome:
- the 9930111J21Rik2 gene encoding interferon inducible GTPase (The RefSeq protein has 1 substitution compared to this genomic sequence), protein MGQTSSSTPPPKEDPDLTSSFGTNLQNFKMKTKILSQELIAFIESSLEDGNLQETVSAISSALGGIEKAPLNIAVMGETGAGKSSLINALQGVGDDEEGAAASTGVVHTTTERTPYTYTKFPSVTLWDLPGIGSTAFQPHDYLKKIEFEEYDFFIIVSSGRFKHNDAELAKAIVQMNRSFYFVRTHTDLDLMVVKRSNPRRFNRENTLKQIRHTISSMLKEVTHQEPPVFLVSNFDVSDFDFPKLESTLLSQLPAYKHHMFMLTLPIVTDSTIDRKRDMLKQKVWKESTMPRAWATIPSLGLTQKDMEMLQQTLNDYRSSFGLDEASLENIAEDLNVTLEELKANIKSPHLLSDEPDTSLTEKLLKYIGNPYFSKVFHLQNYFIDTVASDVKIILSKEELFTEQVSSFNSKASLYREESVGKVFPVGPGSTFLFHFIEMFQSDSDELCHVHVLLLLTSGGLSSETVT, encoded by the coding sequence ATGGGTCAGACTTCCTCTTCTACACCCCCTCCAAAAGAGGATCCTGATTTGACCTCCAGCTTTGGCACAAATCTTCAGAATTTCAAGATGAAAACCAAAATCCTGTCTCAGGAATTAATTGCCTTCATTGAATCATCCCTAGAGGATGGAAACCTTCGGGAAACAGTTTCTGCAATCAGCAGTGCTCTGGGTGGCATAGAGAAAGCCCCACTGAACATTGCAGTGATGGGGGAGACTGGGGCTGGAAAGTCCAGTCTCATCAATGCTCTCCAGGGAGTGGGGGATGATGAAGAAGGTGCAGCTGCTTCCACAGGGGTGGTACATACAACCACTGAGAGAACACCATACACTTACACAAAGTTTCCCAGTGTGACACTGTGGGACCTGCCTGGCATTGGATCTACTGCCTTCCAACCACATGATTATCTGAAGAAAATCGAGTTTGAGGAGTATGACTTCTTCATTATTGTCTCTTCCGGACGCTTTAAACATAATGACGCAGAACTTGCCAAAGCCATTGTGCAAATGAATAGGAGTTTCTATTTTGTTCGAACCCACACAGATCTTGATTTAATGGTTGTAAAACGGAGTAATCCTAGGAGATTCAACAgagagaacacattaaagcagatTCGACATACCATTTCAAGTATGCTTAAGGAAGTTACCCACCAGGAGCCTCCAGTCTTCTTAGTCTCTAACTTTGATGTGTCTGACTTTGACTTCCCAAAGCTGGAATCCACCCTTCTGAGCCAGCTCCCAGCCTACAAACACCACATGTTCATGCTCACTTTGCCTATTGTTACAGATTCCACCATAGACCGGAAGAGGGATATGCTGAAACAAAAGGTCTGGAAGGAATCCACAATGCCAAGAGCATGGGCTACCATACCATCCCTGGGactgacccaaaaggacatggagATGTTGCAACAGACTTTGAATGACTATAGATCTTCCTTTGGCCTGGATGAGGCATCACTGGAAAACATCGCTGAGGATTTGAACGTGACACTGGAGGAGCTCAAGGCAAACATTAAGTCTCCACATTTGCTCTCAGATGAGCCAGATACATCCTTAACAGAGAAACTATTGAAGTACATTGGAAATCCTTACTTTTCAAAGGTTTTCCACttgcaaaattatttcattgacaCGGTTGCGAGCGATGTTAAAATTATCCTCAGTAAAGAAGAGCTTTTCACAGAGCAGGTGAGCTCATTCAACTCTAAGGCCTCTCTATATCGGGAGGAGTCCGTGGGCAAAGTGTTTCCAGTTGGTCCAGGAAGCAcctttctatttcatttcattGAAATGTTTCAAAGTGACTCTGACGAACTTTGTCATGTCCATGTTCTGCTCCTGTTGACATCCGGGGGCCTCTCTAGTGAGACTGTTACATGA
- the Tgtp2 gene encoding T-cell-specific guanine nucleotide triphosphate-binding protein 2, translating to MAWASSFDAFFKNFKRESKIISEYDITLIMTYIEENKLQKAVSVIEKVLRDIESAPLHIAVTGETGAGKSTFINTLRGVGHEEKGAAPTGAIETTMKRTPYPHPKLPNVTIWDLPGIGTTNFTPQNYLTEMKFGEYDFFIIISATRFKENDAQLAKAIAQMGMNFYFVRTKIDSDLDNEQKFKPKSFNKEEVLKNIKDYCSNHLQESLDSEPPVFLVSNVDISKYDFPKLETKLLQDLPAHKRHVFSLSLQSLTEATINYKRDSLKQKVFLEAMKAGALATIPLGGMISDILENLDETFNLYRSYFGLDDASLENIAQDLNMSVDDFKVHLRFPHLFAEHNDESLEDKLFKYIKHISSVTGGPVAAVTYYRMAYYLQNLFLDTAANDAIALLNSKALFEKKVGPYISEPPEYWEA from the coding sequence ATGGCTTGGGCCTCCAGCTTTGATgcattctttaagaattttaaaagggAAAGCAAAATCATCTCTGAATATGACATCACCTTGATTATGACTTACATAGAGGAAAATAAGCTACAGAAAGCTGTTTCTGTAATTGAAAAGGTACTGAGAGACATCGAGAGTGCTCCTCTGCACATAGCTGTGACAGGGGAAACAGGCGCAGGGAAGTCCACTTTCATCAATACCCTGAGGGGGGTGGGGCATGAAGAAAAAGGTGCAGCCCCCACTGGCGCAATAGAGACAACCATGAAGAGAACTCCATACCCACACCCAAAGCTTCCCAACGTGACAATATGGGACCTGCCTGGCATTGGGACCACTAACTTCACACCACAAAACTATCTGACAGAAATGAAGTTTGGTGAGTATGACTTCTTCATTATCATCTCAGCTACACGTTTCAAAGAAAATGATGCACAACTGGCCAAAGCCATTGCACAGATGGGGATGAATTTCTACTTTGTCAGAACCAAGATAGACAGCGACTTAGATAATGAACAGAAGTTTAAGCCTAAGAGTTTCAATAAGGAGGAAGTCCTCAAGAATATTAAGGATTACTGCTCTAATCATCTTCAGGAGTCTCTCGACAGTGAGCCTCCAGTCTTCCTAGTCTCTAACGTTGATATATCGAAGTATGACTTCCCAAAGCTGGAAACTAAACTCCTACAGGATCTCCCAGCCCACAAGCGTCACGTATTCTCACTGTCTTTGCAAAGTCTTACTGAGGCCACCATTAACTACAAGAGAGATTCCCTGAAGCAAAAAGTCTTCCTAGAAGCCATGAAGGCTGGAGCATTAGCCACCATTCCACTTGGTGGCATGATCAGTGATATCTTAGAGAATCTGGATGAAACATTCAATCTCTACAGGTCTTACTTTGGGCTGGATGATGCTTCACTGGAAAACATTGCCCAGGATTTGAACATGTCTGTGGATGACTTCAAGGTACACCTTCGATTTCCCCATTTGTTTGCAGAACACAATGATGAGTCCTTAGAAGACAAGCTATTTAAATATATCAAACACATTTCTTCAGTTACTGGTGGGCCAGTCGCTGCAGTCACTTACTATCGCATGGCTTATTATTTGCAGAATCTCTTTCTTGATACTGCAGCCAATGATGCCATAGCTCTTCTGAATAGTAAAGCACTTTTTGAGAAGAAGGTGGGACCATATATATCTGAGCCCCCCGAGTACTGGGAAGCTTGA